The following coding sequences lie in one Coraliomargarita sinensis genomic window:
- a CDS encoding L-serine ammonia-lyase, producing the protein MFISALEIFKLGIGPSSSHTTGPMVAAGAFRECMDEYLSGAEDKASDALRVQCILKGSLAFTGKGHSTDSALTFGLHGYTAEELSTQDSAEVLKALLEKPGIVLGKSGATVAFDREKDVVFDRGPALEEHSNGMIFQLSKGEDVLLEKRYFSIGGGFVCTEEEIKELAGPVKMHSEKKERHYYDCAEELLEIADTTGLSIAEIQRENELCYRSEKELNEGLDKIWETMCHSLERGFSSEGRLPGSLKVERRSKKIYESLKQADRNITINEWLSVYAIAVNEENAAGHSIVTAPTNGAAGVIPAVFYAYMQHEGGKPAEVYDYLLTATAIGGIIKHNGSISGAEVGCQGEVGSAASMAAAGFCAVRGGTARQIENAAEIALEHHLGMTCDPIGGLVQIPCIERNAFGAVKAHAAANLALSGSGTHFVSLDSCIAAMQQTGKEMSSKYKETSLAGLAVTVTEC; encoded by the coding sequence ATGTTTATCAGCGCACTAGAGATTTTCAAACTGGGTATCGGGCCCTCAAGTTCACACACGACCGGCCCCATGGTGGCGGCCGGTGCGTTTCGTGAATGCATGGACGAATATCTCTCCGGCGCCGAAGACAAGGCATCGGACGCTCTTCGTGTGCAGTGTATCCTGAAAGGGTCGCTTGCGTTCACCGGCAAGGGCCACTCCACGGATTCGGCCCTGACTTTTGGCCTGCACGGCTACACGGCCGAGGAGCTCAGCACGCAGGACAGTGCCGAAGTCCTGAAAGCCTTACTCGAAAAGCCCGGTATCGTGCTCGGAAAGTCGGGCGCGACCGTCGCCTTCGACCGGGAGAAGGACGTGGTGTTTGACCGGGGGCCTGCCCTGGAGGAGCATTCGAACGGGATGATCTTCCAGCTCTCGAAGGGGGAGGATGTCCTGCTGGAAAAACGCTATTTTTCGATCGGCGGAGGCTTCGTCTGCACGGAGGAGGAGATCAAGGAACTCGCCGGTCCGGTAAAAATGCACAGCGAAAAAAAAGAACGGCATTACTACGATTGTGCCGAGGAGCTGCTGGAAATTGCGGACACGACCGGACTGTCGATTGCCGAGATTCAGCGGGAAAACGAGCTCTGCTATCGCAGCGAGAAGGAACTCAATGAGGGGCTGGATAAAATTTGGGAGACCATGTGTCACTCCCTGGAGCGCGGCTTCTCGAGCGAGGGCAGACTTCCCGGATCGCTGAAGGTGGAGCGGCGAAGCAAGAAAATTTACGAAAGCCTCAAGCAGGCAGACCGGAACATCACGATCAACGAATGGCTGAGCGTTTACGCCATCGCGGTGAATGAGGAAAATGCGGCGGGGCACTCCATTGTCACGGCACCGACGAACGGAGCGGCCGGGGTGATTCCGGCGGTCTTTTACGCGTACATGCAGCACGAGGGCGGCAAGCCTGCCGAGGTCTATGATTACCTGCTCACGGCCACGGCCATCGGCGGAATCATCAAGCATAACGGATCGATTTCGGGTGCCGAAGTCGGCTGTCAGGGAGAGGTTGGTTCGGCCGCCTCGATGGCGGCGGCCGGCTTTTGTGCGGTGCGCGGTGGTACCGCCCGGCAGATCGAAAATGCGGCGGAAATTGCGCTCGAGCATCATTTGGGCATGACCTGTGATCCTATCGGCGGTCTGGTACAAATTCCCTGCATTGAGCGCAACGCTTTTGGCGCGGTCAAGGCACATGCCGCGGCCAATCTGGCACTCAGCGGCTCGGGCACGCATTTTGTCTCCCTGGATAGCTGTATCGCCGCAATGCAGCAGACGGGCAAGGAGATGTCGTCCAAGTACAAGGAGACATCGCTGGCCGGTTTGGCTGTTACGGTGACAGAGTGCTGA
- the nagB gene encoding glucosamine-6-phosphate deaminase — protein MKAEAQVYEKINTVICRDAVEASEQVAREIIDLIRKRSEESKPVVLGLATGSTPLLLYKRLIQAHRDEGLSFKNVITFNLDEYYGLEREHPESYWKFMHDQLFDHIDIPAENINLPDGRVPRDEVFAYCQNYEKQIEEAGGLDIQILGIGRTGHIGFNEPGSSEDSLTRMVTLDHLTRKDAARDFQGENAVPRNAITMGIGTILKAEKIYLMAWGQAKAEIISKAVEAEPTGVLPASFLQLHKNATFYIDRAAASELTRIKRPWLVGPCDWERVLIRKAVIWLARERDKPVLKLRDADYSEFGLSELLTDYGPAYDLNIAIFNDLQRSITGWPGGKPDADDTYRPERALPKQKRSLVLSPEPLIAEMGMGATIRRLVSQGHEVTLAHLCSGNLAVSDRDALYAAEFASSVIAEEGDSNGGTGSRIPVLKELREKSPYEDASPTVRAFKGLLRKNEATTTGMALKLESKQIRHLDLPFYEKGRYRRFKPEEDDVAILVELLREIQPHQIYMTGHQSDPSSLDAVSFGLFKQAVDEVKADDWWQDCRVWLYSPSDSLMPCHETEMSVPVSPDELQEKVMAIYNYHTQRSQVPGIENQEAWDVARSLGRKAAEEIDALGLAEYEALERFQHWKEQA, from the coding sequence ATGAAAGCCGAAGCTCAAGTTTACGAAAAAATTAACACCGTGATTTGCCGGGACGCCGTCGAGGCAAGTGAACAGGTGGCCCGTGAGATCATCGATCTGATTCGGAAGCGCAGCGAGGAATCGAAGCCGGTCGTGCTCGGGCTCGCCACCGGGTCGACGCCCCTGTTGCTCTACAAACGCCTGATTCAGGCGCACCGCGACGAGGGCCTGAGTTTTAAAAATGTCATTACCTTTAATCTCGATGAATATTACGGATTGGAGCGTGAACATCCGGAAAGCTACTGGAAGTTCATGCACGATCAGCTCTTCGACCACATCGACATACCGGCGGAGAACATCAACCTGCCGGATGGTCGGGTGCCGCGTGACGAAGTCTTTGCTTATTGCCAGAATTACGAGAAGCAGATCGAGGAAGCCGGGGGCCTGGACATTCAAATTCTCGGCATTGGCCGGACCGGGCACATCGGTTTCAACGAACCCGGTTCGAGCGAAGATTCCCTGACCCGTATGGTCACGCTCGATCATTTGACCCGTAAGGACGCCGCCCGTGACTTCCAGGGGGAGAACGCGGTGCCCCGCAACGCCATCACCATGGGGATTGGCACGATTTTAAAAGCGGAGAAAATCTACCTGATGGCCTGGGGGCAGGCCAAGGCGGAGATTATCTCCAAGGCGGTGGAAGCCGAGCCGACCGGCGTGCTTCCGGCCAGCTTTCTGCAACTGCACAAGAACGCGACGTTCTACATCGACCGTGCGGCTGCCTCGGAACTGACCCGCATCAAGCGGCCCTGGTTGGTGGGACCATGTGATTGGGAGCGGGTCCTGATCCGCAAGGCGGTGATCTGGCTGGCCAGAGAACGCGATAAGCCGGTCCTGAAGTTACGTGACGCCGACTACAGCGAGTTCGGGCTTTCGGAACTTTTGACGGATTACGGCCCCGCCTATGATCTCAATATTGCGATTTTCAATGACCTGCAGCGCAGCATCACCGGCTGGCCCGGTGGCAAACCGGATGCCGATGATACCTATCGCCCGGAGCGGGCACTGCCGAAGCAGAAACGCTCCCTGGTATTGAGCCCCGAACCGTTGATCGCGGAGATGGGCATGGGGGCGACCATTCGCCGTCTGGTCAGTCAGGGCCATGAAGTGACTCTGGCGCACCTTTGCTCCGGAAATCTGGCCGTTTCGGACCGTGATGCGCTCTACGCTGCCGAGTTCGCCAGTTCGGTGATTGCGGAGGAAGGAGACTCCAACGGAGGCACCGGATCCCGAATTCCTGTCCTTAAAGAACTAAGGGAGAAATCACCTTACGAAGATGCCAGCCCGACCGTACGCGCCTTCAAGGGGCTTCTGAGGAAGAACGAAGCGACGACTACGGGGATGGCGCTTAAACTGGAGTCCAAGCAGATTCGCCACCTCGATCTTCCCTTCTATGAGAAGGGGCGCTACCGCCGATTCAAACCGGAGGAAGACGATGTTGCCATCCTGGTTGAGCTTTTGCGGGAGATTCAGCCGCATCAGATTTACATGACCGGACACCAGTCCGACCCCAGTTCGCTCGATGCAGTGAGCTTTGGACTTTTCAAGCAGGCCGTCGATGAAGTGAAAGCTGACGACTGGTGGCAGGATTGCCGTGTCTGGCTCTACAGCCCCTCCGATTCCCTCATGCCCTGTCACGAAACCGAAATGAGTGTGCCGGTCAGCCCGGACGAGCTGCAGGAAAAGGTCATGGCGATCTACAACTATCATACCCAACGCAGCCAGGTGCCCGGCATCGAAAACCAGGAGGCCTGGGACGTGGCCCGAAGTTTGGGGCGAAAAGCAGCCGAGGAAATCGACGCGCTGGGACTGGCCGAGTACGAGGCTCTGGAGCGTTTTCAACACTGGAAGGAGCAAGCTTAG
- a CDS encoding ROK family protein — MTVQNLSIVPPLDPNFVSPYLWEEAYLDKARAHPESYTALVDILRPDGSGKRIELLSLPETDEHAVDNFFRVERLIKFLLWQVGGSLVCIDGPQAWVRALGEKYQEGGERSFDNETIGRQVYGEALRFEKAALGGTEAPSLSSQDIGGHTRGNRIGFDLGGSDRKCAAVVDGEVVFSEEIPWSPYFESDSTYHIEGIRDSIERAAKHLPKIDAIGGSAAGIYINNEPRIASLFRGLSPEALENEVRPFFRNFSSEWDGVPFQIANDGDITALAGAMMLGEGEYLGISMGTSLACGYVDHDRRITSMLNELAFVPVDFQKDGPVDEWSGDAGCGVQYFSQQAVARLATKAGLSFDADMSMPVILEEVQKLAEEGNERASQIFHTIGVYLGHTLALFSQHYAIKHVLLLGRVMSGAGGEWIINQAKEVLEKEFPEIAKKIKLSVPDDRLRRHGQAIAAASLPPID; from the coding sequence ATGACCGTTCAAAACCTCAGTATCGTCCCGCCTCTTGATCCGAATTTTGTTTCTCCGTACCTGTGGGAAGAAGCTTACCTGGACAAGGCGCGCGCCCACCCGGAATCCTATACCGCGCTGGTCGACATTCTCAGGCCCGACGGCTCCGGCAAACGAATCGAACTACTCAGTCTTCCTGAGACCGACGAACATGCGGTGGATAACTTTTTTCGCGTCGAACGACTAATTAAATTTTTGCTCTGGCAGGTCGGCGGCTCGCTGGTGTGCATTGACGGTCCGCAGGCCTGGGTGCGTGCGCTCGGGGAAAAATACCAAGAGGGCGGTGAGCGTTCTTTTGATAATGAAACCATCGGCCGGCAGGTTTACGGCGAGGCGCTTCGATTTGAAAAGGCGGCACTCGGCGGAACGGAAGCGCCTTCCCTGAGTAGTCAGGACATCGGCGGGCATACCAGGGGTAACCGGATCGGCTTCGACCTCGGCGGTAGCGACCGGAAGTGCGCCGCCGTGGTTGACGGGGAAGTGGTCTTTTCGGAAGAGATTCCCTGGTCACCGTATTTCGAGTCCGACTCCACTTATCACATCGAAGGCATCCGAGACAGCATCGAGCGCGCAGCGAAACATTTGCCGAAAATCGATGCGATCGGGGGGAGCGCCGCCGGCATCTACATCAATAACGAACCTCGCATCGCTTCCTTGTTCCGCGGGCTTTCGCCGGAAGCCTTGGAGAATGAGGTGCGTCCCTTCTTCCGAAATTTCAGCAGTGAGTGGGACGGCGTGCCGTTTCAAATCGCCAACGATGGTGACATTACAGCACTGGCGGGGGCCATGATGCTGGGCGAGGGCGAATACCTCGGTATTTCCATGGGCACGAGCCTGGCCTGTGGTTATGTCGACCATGACCGGCGCATCACCAGCATGCTCAACGAGCTCGCCTTCGTTCCGGTCGATTTCCAGAAAGACGGACCGGTCGACGAATGGTCCGGTGATGCGGGTTGTGGCGTACAGTATTTCTCCCAGCAGGCCGTCGCCCGCCTGGCCACCAAGGCAGGGCTCTCTTTCGATGCCGACATGTCGATGCCGGTCATTCTCGAAGAGGTACAAAAACTGGCGGAGGAGGGCAACGAACGCGCCAGTCAGATCTTTCACACTATCGGAGTTTATCTCGGGCATACCCTGGCACTGTTCTCTCAACACTACGCCATCAAGCATGTCCTGCTTCTCGGTCGGGTCATGAGCGGGGCTGGAGGGGAATGGATCATCAATCAGGCCAAAGAAGTCCTGGAAAAAGAGTTTCCGGAAATCGCGAAAAAAATAAAGCTATCGGTTCCCGACGATCGTTTAAGACGTCACGGACAGGCTATCGCCGCAGCCAGTTTACCACCCATCGATTAA
- a CDS encoding PIG-L deacetylase family protein, protein MNANTDFQLFHEKADLYLPQGDDVSAALKKTTHLGVGAHQDDLEFMALHGILECRDNEDQWFGGVTCTNGAGSARQGPFANHTDEQMQVVRAEEQREAARLGQYAYMAQLDYPSSEIKDTAAAENLVNDLVNLLERGSVKVVYTHNLADKHSTHIAVAAALIKAIRKLPKEKRPEKLIGCEVWRDLDWMSDDKKVVMDLGKDADFAAKLNGLFKSQITGKRYDLAVEGRRRANATFFDSHSTDEFERVCFGMDLTPLIENDDLDPAAAVLPLIEEFRKSVEAEVAKYFKA, encoded by the coding sequence ATGAACGCCAATACAGATTTTCAGCTATTTCACGAAAAGGCCGATCTTTATCTGCCGCAGGGGGACGATGTCTCCGCGGCATTGAAGAAGACGACACATCTCGGAGTGGGTGCCCACCAGGACGACCTCGAGTTTATGGCGCTGCACGGCATACTCGAGTGTCGAGACAATGAGGACCAGTGGTTTGGCGGCGTGACGTGCACCAACGGGGCAGGCAGTGCCCGACAGGGGCCATTTGCCAATCATACCGACGAGCAAATGCAGGTGGTTCGCGCCGAAGAGCAGCGCGAAGCGGCCCGGCTCGGGCAGTACGCCTACATGGCGCAACTGGATTATCCCAGTTCAGAAATCAAGGATACCGCAGCCGCGGAGAACCTGGTCAACGATCTGGTGAACCTGCTCGAGCGCGGTTCGGTCAAGGTGGTCTACACGCATAATCTGGCGGATAAGCACAGCACACACATCGCTGTGGCGGCCGCTTTGATCAAGGCCATCCGCAAGCTGCCGAAAGAGAAGCGACCGGAGAAATTGATCGGCTGCGAAGTATGGCGCGACCTGGACTGGATGTCGGATGACAAGAAAGTGGTCATGGACCTCGGTAAGGATGCGGATTTTGCCGCCAAGCTGAACGGTCTCTTCAAATCGCAAATCACTGGCAAGCGCTACGATCTCGCGGTAGAAGGGCGCCGCCGTGCCAATGCCACCTTCTTTGACAGCCACAGCACAGATGAATTCGAGCGGGTTTGCTTTGGTATGGATCTTACGCCGCTGATAGAGAACGACGACCTGGACCCGGCTGCCGCGGTCCTCCCGCTTATTGAGGAATTCCGAAAGAGCGTGGAAGCCGAAGTCGCGAAGTATTTTAAGGCCTAA
- a CDS encoding purine-cytosine permease family protein, whose amino-acid sequence MKEDPIEELEHHAHDEFEREPVPEKARLGFKSFIGQYAGEHCAGTELMIGPLFVAAGVGAFDVLVGLFVGNLLAVFSWMFLCAPIAVRARLTLYYQLEKICGKRMVVLYNLANGIMFCFLAGSMITVSATAVGVWFNYPMPGLNDVAPNSVGWVLGVLGVGAVISIVAAYGYKTVARFANIAAPWMVLVFLCFGIVGVRQFIDTSGSSLEEMGGLWGLAQEIWKGGDPLPGQAKFTFWHVTFFAWFCNMAMHVGMSDLSVLRYARKSWYGVASASGMYVGHFMAWLCASILYALQLQIDPSNTGVLPGPMAEAACGVAGLICVIVAGWTTANPTIYRAGLAFQAIMPSVSRFKVTLATGAIATVAGMFPAVAMKLLGFVAIYGMILMPMGAIIFVDFWLFDKIGLKKNYAEARGIDFNWVPLVTWIAVCSACSWLALSGRMEIYFVSLPGWFAAAALYIVLSKLTHKKEVHA is encoded by the coding sequence GTGAAAGAAGACCCCATTGAAGAACTGGAGCATCACGCCCACGACGAGTTCGAACGCGAACCTGTCCCTGAAAAAGCCCGTTTGGGCTTCAAAAGTTTCATCGGCCAATACGCCGGCGAGCACTGTGCCGGTACCGAGCTGATGATCGGGCCGCTCTTTGTGGCGGCGGGCGTTGGCGCCTTCGATGTTCTCGTCGGCCTCTTCGTCGGCAACCTGCTGGCGGTCTTTAGTTGGATGTTTCTCTGTGCGCCGATTGCAGTTCGGGCACGGCTGACCCTTTACTACCAACTGGAGAAAATCTGCGGCAAGCGCATGGTCGTGCTCTACAACCTGGCGAACGGGATCATGTTCTGTTTTCTGGCGGGCTCCATGATTACGGTCTCGGCCACTGCGGTCGGGGTTTGGTTCAACTACCCCATGCCCGGACTGAACGATGTCGCGCCGAACAGCGTGGGCTGGGTGCTCGGCGTTCTCGGGGTCGGGGCCGTCATCTCTATTGTGGCCGCCTACGGTTACAAGACGGTGGCGCGCTTCGCCAACATCGCGGCCCCGTGGATGGTGCTGGTCTTTCTCTGCTTCGGGATCGTCGGCGTCCGGCAGTTTATCGATACCAGCGGTTCGAGCCTTGAGGAGATGGGTGGCCTCTGGGGCCTGGCCCAGGAAATCTGGAAAGGCGGCGATCCCCTGCCCGGCCAGGCGAAGTTCACCTTCTGGCACGTCACCTTCTTTGCGTGGTTCTGTAATATGGCCATGCACGTCGGCATGTCCGACCTCTCCGTTCTTCGCTATGCCAGGAAATCCTGGTATGGCGTGGCCTCCGCCTCCGGCATGTACGTCGGCCACTTTATGGCCTGGCTCTGTGCTTCGATCCTCTATGCCCTGCAGTTGCAGATCGACCCGAGCAATACGGGGGTGCTTCCGGGACCGATGGCCGAGGCCGCCTGTGGTGTCGCCGGTTTGATCTGTGTGATCGTGGCGGGTTGGACCACGGCTAACCCGACCATTTATCGCGCCGGCCTCGCCTTCCAGGCCATCATGCCTTCCGTCTCGCGTTTCAAGGTCACCCTGGCTACCGGAGCCATCGCGACCGTAGCGGGCATGTTCCCGGCCGTCGCCATGAAGTTGCTCGGCTTCGTCGCGATCTACGGCATGATCCTCATGCCCATGGGCGCCATCATTTTTGTCGATTTCTGGCTCTTCGATAAGATCGGCTTGAAAAAGAATTACGCCGAAGCCCGTGGCATCGACTTCAACTGGGTTCCCCTAGTCACCTGGATTGCGGTTTGCTCGGCCTGTAGTTGGCTGGCACTGAGCGGGCGCATGGAAATCTATTTTGTCAGCCTGCCCGGCTGGTTTGCCGCCGCAGCGCTCTACATTGTCTTAAGTAAACTCACCCACAAGAAAGAGGTCCACGCATGA
- a CDS encoding L-rhamnose isomerase, whose translation MSSSVFKESIERYAEIGVDVEKALSTLEQVPISMHCWQGDDVGGFESPDAELGSGLAVTGNYPGKARSIDELRQDIEKAMSLVPGQHRLNLHAIYGDFSSDKADRDAIGVQHFQSWIDWCKTQKIGMDFNPTCFSHPKADDGMTLAHSDESIRQFWIEHCKCCRHIGAEIGKQLGSACVNNIWVPDGMKDSPADRTAPRQRLMASLDEILKEDYNTDHLLDAVESKLFGIGSETYVVGSHDFYLGYAIKNQILYCLDAGHFHPTESIADKISSVLQYIPEILLHVSRGVRWDSDHVVVLDDPTKAIFEEIVRGDHLSKVHIGLDFFDASINRIAAWAIGTRATQKALLLALLSPNEKLKQLEAAGDYSARLALMEDARMLPAGAVWEEFCHRNQIAGDFKWLDEVRAYESEVLSKR comes from the coding sequence ATGTCGTCTTCTGTTTTCAAAGAATCAATCGAGCGCTACGCCGAAATTGGCGTGGATGTTGAAAAAGCGCTCAGCACCCTTGAACAAGTCCCGATCTCCATGCATTGCTGGCAAGGCGATGACGTGGGCGGCTTCGAAAGTCCGGACGCCGAGCTCGGCAGCGGCCTGGCCGTAACCGGTAATTATCCGGGCAAGGCACGCAGTATCGATGAACTCAGGCAGGACATCGAGAAAGCCATGAGTCTCGTCCCCGGTCAGCATCGGCTGAACCTGCACGCGATTTACGGTGATTTCTCCTCCGATAAGGCCGATCGGGATGCCATCGGGGTGCAACATTTCCAAAGCTGGATCGACTGGTGCAAAACACAGAAGATCGGTATGGATTTCAATCCGACCTGTTTCTCCCACCCGAAGGCCGACGACGGCATGACCCTGGCCCACTCGGATGAGTCAATCCGTCAATTCTGGATCGAACACTGCAAATGCTGCCGCCATATCGGGGCCGAGATCGGCAAGCAACTGGGCAGCGCCTGCGTGAATAATATCTGGGTGCCGGACGGGATGAAAGACAGCCCCGCGGACCGGACGGCGCCGCGGCAGCGCCTCATGGCGAGCCTCGATGAGATTTTGAAGGAGGATTACAATACGGACCACTTGCTTGACGCCGTCGAAAGCAAGCTTTTTGGGATTGGGTCGGAGACCTACGTGGTTGGTTCGCACGATTTCTATCTGGGCTATGCCATCAAGAATCAGATCCTCTATTGCCTGGATGCCGGCCATTTTCATCCCACCGAGAGTATTGCCGACAAGATCAGCTCGGTCCTGCAGTACATTCCGGAAATCCTGCTCCACGTCAGCCGTGGCGTGCGCTGGGACAGCGATCACGTGGTGGTACTCGACGATCCGACCAAAGCGATCTTCGAAGAAATCGTTCGTGGCGACCACCTCTCCAAGGTCCATATCGGCCTGGATTTCTTCGACGCCAGCATCAATCGGATCGCAGCCTGGGCGATCGGCACCCGCGCCACCCAGAAAGCGCTGCTCCTGGCCCTCCTCAGCCCGAATGAAAAGCTGAAGCAACTGGAAGCCGCAGGCGACTACAGTGCACGTCTCGCCCTGATGGAGGATGCGCGCATGCTTCCGGCAGGTGCCGTCTGGGAAGAGTTCTGCCATAGGAACCAAATCGCCGGAGACTTCAAGTGGCTCGACGAAGTGCGGGCTTATGAATCCGAAGTGCTTTCCAAACGTTAA
- a CDS encoding sulfatase, producing MFLRERPEQAQKPNILILYADDWRHDTLGVAGHPIVKTPNLDKLASEGVRFTNNYVTTSICGVSRASLFTGQWMSRHGCRGFKMWDTPWHQTFPALLRENGYHTGHVGKWHNGEFPGDKFDYGTAYHGKHWYETGKENDWRLMHVTQRNENDSMKFLRERPKDKPFCLTVAFFATHAQDDHPLQFLPQPESLSLYEGLHIPVPPNATRESWERLPDFFTAENEGRNRWRWRFDTPEKYQSMMKNYYRLATEVDTTSGRILAELEAQGVLENTLVVFTTDNGYYHAEHGLGDKWYPHEESIRVPLIIKDPRMEASTRNTTDESMTLNVDLASTILRAAGITPPEGMQGRDLSPLYLAEEKPEWRDAFFYEHPTLRDADFIPASQALVRLDWKYFYWPEQEVEQLFHLETDPREENDLAPNEAYAGKLKEMRQHFHELKNAAK from the coding sequence ATGTTTCTGCGCGAACGCCCGGAACAGGCGCAAAAGCCGAATATCCTGATTCTCTACGCCGATGACTGGCGCCACGACACACTCGGGGTGGCGGGGCACCCGATCGTGAAGACGCCCAATCTCGATAAACTGGCGAGCGAGGGTGTGCGGTTCACCAACAACTACGTGACCACATCGATTTGCGGCGTCAGTCGTGCATCACTCTTTACCGGTCAGTGGATGTCGCGTCACGGTTGTCGCGGTTTCAAAATGTGGGACACGCCCTGGCACCAGACCTTTCCGGCGCTTCTGCGCGAGAACGGCTACCACACCGGCCATGTCGGTAAATGGCATAACGGAGAATTCCCGGGAGATAAGTTTGATTATGGTACCGCCTACCACGGTAAGCATTGGTATGAAACGGGCAAAGAAAACGACTGGCGTTTGATGCACGTCACGCAGCGCAACGAGAACGATAGCATGAAGTTTCTGCGCGAACGGCCGAAAGATAAACCCTTTTGCCTGACAGTCGCTTTTTTCGCGACGCACGCCCAGGACGACCATCCCCTGCAGTTTCTACCGCAACCGGAGAGCCTGAGTCTTTACGAAGGCCTGCATATTCCCGTGCCGCCCAATGCGACCCGGGAATCATGGGAGCGTTTGCCCGATTTCTTTACGGCCGAAAACGAGGGGCGCAACCGCTGGCGCTGGCGCTTCGATACGCCGGAAAAATATCAGAGCATGATGAAGAACTACTACCGCCTGGCTACGGAAGTTGATACGACCAGTGGGCGAATTCTGGCAGAACTCGAGGCACAGGGTGTGCTCGAGAACACACTGGTGGTTTTTACCACCGACAACGGATACTACCACGCCGAGCATGGCTTGGGGGACAAGTGGTATCCGCATGAGGAAAGCATTCGGGTGCCGCTGATTATCAAGGACCCCCGCATGGAAGCCAGCACCCGAAACACAACCGATGAAAGCATGACGCTCAACGTCGACCTGGCCTCGACCATCCTCAGGGCTGCGGGCATCACTCCCCCCGAAGGCATGCAGGGGCGAGATTTGTCACCGTTGTATTTGGCCGAGGAGAAGCCCGAGTGGCGTGACGCGTTCTTCTACGAGCATCCCACCTTGAGGGATGCGGACTTCATCCCGGCGTCCCAGGCGCTGGTGCGTCTGGACTGGAAGTATTTCTACTGGCCGGAGCAGGAGGTGGAGCAGCTTTTCCATCTGGAAACCGATCCCCGTGAAGAGAATGATCTGGCCCCGAACGAAGCTTATGCAGGGAAGCTCAAGGAAATGCGCCAGCATTTCCACGAACTCAAAAACGCCGCGAAATAA